Part of the Vigna radiata var. radiata cultivar VC1973A chromosome 11, Vradiata_ver6, whole genome shotgun sequence genome is shown below.
TACATtccacttttatatatatatatatatatatatatatatatatatatatatatatatatatatatatatatatattataaattggttttatttatgATCGATGAGATTTCCAACaatgatgattatttgattCATTATAGCATTGTATCTTTGTTTTATGAGTAATGGTACCATgacaaacttttacatttatttgacaataatataagaataaaatgatcataaaaatgtaaaattttatattttttcaaagaaaagaaaacgtaagaaatagaaaaaataatatcaaatgaatataaaaaagttaagtgtgtcaaaaaatcatttttcttgttttattgtgatttttatttttcaaaattattttattaatatatttaaaataataagagaataagcaaagttttttttcattatttgagatctcacataattaaaaagaatGGAGGGCAAAACTTCATATTAATTTGGCCCTTATAATccataaaacagtaaaaataatctaaaaaatagtgttttttCCCAAGTATTTTTGTAACTGTTTGTACAAGCATCTAACCTAATTATCCTTTCAGAAAACAGAATGCGAGTAATTGAATAAGCTAAGTGTTAGTATATGAAAACTATTGGAAATTGTTGATAGTTGCGAACTTAGAGCAATGTTTGGTTCTTTTCCTCCTTCTAAGTTTGATAGCTTGGATGGTTTCCAATGTGTGAAGAACTTGTTGCATAGAAGGACGCAGTTTAGGGTCAGTTTCAAGGCATTTTAGAGTAAGCTGTGCTGCTTTCAGTGCTGCATTTGTTGAATACTGACCTTCAATCTTCTCATCCATAATATCACTTTTCAACTTACTTTTATCAGATAGATAAGGCTTAATCCATTCAACCAGATTCTGCTGCCCTGAAGGCCGCTTTTGATCAAGTGCTCTCATCCCTTTCAGCATTTCAAGCAGCACCACACCAAATCCATAAACATCACTTTTCACATATAGGTGACCTGTTTAACCAAACAAACccttactatatatatataatcacaaTAACATCAAATTATTAACTGCTCCTTATCTTTCAATAATCACCTGTTGCAATGTATTCTGGAGCAGCATAACCATATGTTCCTATGATTCTCGTTGTCACGTGTGAATCTCCCGCAGAAGGGCCTAGTTTTGCCAAACCAAAATCTGATATTTTCGCGTTGAACTCCTGCAACAACAAAACTTACAGTTTTACTCTCTTTTTACGGTAAAACATAACATCATAATGTTGTCGATACATTCCTTAATTTTTTGtagaattaataataatataaattataaagaatataaaacataGATGTAGGTTTtaaatgtttgtgtttttcattaGAGATAGAGTTTTCCTATGCACGTAGCAAAAAGTTGCTTTAAAGGGTTTAAAGAACTGTATCCAAGTCGATAAAAGGAGAAACATAGGAACAAAGttaaatgaatgaatatataaGGAAAGATGATCGTGATTGTTCTGAGGTACATGCACGAGAAATATTTGTCAGTATTAAACAATAGCACACGACTATCATAACGCGATTAATTAACAGTTACTTTTACACTATGTTTAACGTGATTATCTTAAACCTGGATCTTAAATGAGAAAGCAAaaaacactatatatatatatatatatatatatatatatatatatatatatatatatcatagcAAAAAACAATAGCACACGACTATCATGATAAGGAGAAATGTGGAACAAGACGAAAGATTGGAATAGCAAACCTCATCAAGTAATATATTGGAGGCTTTGAAATCTCTGTATATGATTTGCTTATCTGAGGTGTGCAAGTAAGCCAAACCCCGAGCTGCACCAATAGCTATTTTCAGTCGAGTGTCCCAAGACAAAGGTTCTGTGTTATTATTTCctattttggaaaaagaaaaagaaaaagaaaacaaagaaaatgagctaaactaaacaaacaaatttgaataatattaacatattcAATTGTCTAAAGTTCATACTCCAAAATAGATGAGTCTCCAAGCTTCCCTTTGGCATGAATTCGTACACAAGGAGAAACTCCACATCGTCACAGCAGTAACCCAAAAGCTTCACCAGGTTTGGGTGAGAAACTGTTCCCAAAAACGTGATTTCTGACTGCATTATCATATAACCAGACCAAGATGCTGCAATGTCAGATATTGGAATCTTACAAGAACTAGTGCTTAGATTCTTCTTGtttacttaatttataataatagaaaataagatagaaaaaatgctaaaattttcaaaattagtttttggttAAAGAAACTAGGTGAATATGGATAAAAGTTATTATCAATTTCAACCAGTTGAAAGAGAAGTGTATAGGGTAGTTTCGTTAACTGTGAAGGGTTGACTTTTGGGTATGGTATCGCTATCAGAAAACGATGAGAGTGAGGACTTTTTGAGCCCTATATTCACGCCTAAGACCAAGACCAAAACCTAGTTTTCATAACATTTAAACCACTTTGTAAAAACTAATGTTGCAGATAATTTACTGAGGTTTCTGTTTAAGTGAAATGATGCCAAACTCTATGGAAGatatatttaacaaatgaaaaagCAATGATGAGAGAATGGAAAAGGTAGAAGAGAGTGGAAAGGAAACCAACCTGCCACTCCTGAAGGCCCTGCATACTTTCGGGATTCAACTTTTTGATAGCTACCATGATTCCAGAACCAGCTTTGGTTGGTGTCAGAGTTTTCTCATGCAACCATCCTTTGTAAACTTTCCCAAAACCTCCTTCTCCAAGCAACGCATCTGACTTGAAACCCTTCGTAGCTGCTTTCAGCTCCGCGAAACTAAACTCCTTCAACTTCCTCGTTTCCAAACTCGGATAAACAATGCTATTACTGTTAGTGTCactgttgctgttgttgctgttacTCCAACCACTGCTGCTTCCGACAACCCCAGACTCCTCCGAAACTTCACGCTTTCCTTCCACGCTCCCCAAGGATACTGTCAAGTCCCTACTCCCACGCGCTGAACCTGAATCATGTCAAAAAATAAAgagtatttataaattatactaTAGACAGTAGTGTTCTGTGTaatgagaacaaagaaaaaaaatgagaaccTTGAGGGGATCGGTGGTCGCCGGCGGAAGAAAAACAGACACCCATGTCTATTGaattagaaagaaagaataatgtTGAGGATTAGAAGATTAGAAGAGAGaagaagcagaagaagaagaagaagcagcaACAGTTACGTAACTTTGACATTGAAGATACTAGTGAGTTGACAAATTTATATTCGCGTTTTCCGTGTTGAGCACGCGTTAACTCAACCTTTTACACACACTATGCAAAGTCTGCTTTTTCGGAAGCATTTATCTGACCCAATACAATAATACACGTAACGCAAGACCTtcatttttattactatttaatactttaatatatttttgtgtattaTTTCGTTATTACTGTAATTTGTTATAGTTCTTTTTTAACAGATTAAAtgtaacatttttatttcttatttatgaatatatataattcatatttttatgcTATAAGATGTTATGCTTCAAATGCaaccttcattttcttttaaatgggACCTTGATATATTATaagcttttaatttaaatgatctTAACTATAGGTATGTGTTCAATAAATTATGGACAATTTTATGAAACATTGACTAAAAAAAGtagaagtaaaaataatatataaagttaaaatatttgatgTATAAGACGACAAGGTTATTtgatatgttaaataataaaaacatttaattatccTTTTAAATCACATTCtgttgtctttttttattaCCATGAGACACATTCTATTATCTTCATTATGTAGACGGTGGTGGATAGTTTACATAGAAAATTTGACAGGTGTCTGAATTCGATTTGTAGTCTTATTTTCAGAAACCTCAAATTGCATGCATgtgtaaaattcaaaataagaagaataacgatatttagataacatttttttgacaatatttaaatatcatctatgtgttattttgtgatttgtccaaaattacttcacaatcaataataataataatcataaatactaccATGGACTAATGACAGAATAATacgtaaataatgttcaaatgttattaagaaaatgttgtctgagtatcattatccaatcaAAAACATGTAATCATGGAACTTATCTTATTTCCTTGGGACCACAAAACAACACAACCACAAATTTCTCAGCATCATTATGTGGTCTCACTTTTGCTGTTcttaattagttataatattcCATAAACATATGTTCTCCTTCTTGAGGGGACGAATTTGGGGAATTGAATGTATATATTACGACAAATCATTCTTAGTTTATATCTAATAATTTAACTATAACGGTTAAAAAAATACTCACTGAGTTATGCCCTATTTATTATCTGGTTTAGAATATGATTCTTCTGAGCTAGTTGATTTCCTGTGActcttaattaattatctaaacctatcatattatattagaaaaactTACAAATATTgttgatttaaattaataaataataaacttgattctaaaaagaaaaaagaaagaaaagaaaaacagctGCACCGCACACAACAATTTGAGAGAACGAACAACGCAAAAGGTTAACATCATTGGGCTTTTTTTCGTCGAAGGAGGAAGTTAACTAGAATGTGGTCTTCTGCGGAACAAATCATGGACTCCGAATAACGTGTTTTGTCTCACTATATTTTGTACACAATATCATagtacacttttacattcatttgacacaaagattataagagtaaaatagttataaaaaagtaaaattctatatttttaataaaaaagaataaaaaataaaaaaaaaataatatcaaatgaacttaaaaaagttaaatatgtcaaaagaatgatttttcatgtttattCTTAGATCCAAGTAATAGTAGCGGAAAGTTAGTGGACAGAGACACATCAAATACGACACGCCTCGCATAGCATTATCCTTAACTTTGAATTTAACCAATCAAAGTGGCTATCAGTTTTTGCTGCAATGTAATGTAAGCAAGCGCACGTACCTATGACATAGCTTCGTGGAAATTAAGAATATCATCATTCATGTATTAGACCCAACTCGATCAAATGGAACCTTTCATGAGTTTTTTGCTTTATACATCACCTAACACCTGAAGCGATGAGATTGGCTTAAACAAagtgctttcaacccaaaacaacTCCTAGTTGCTTGTTTTCCAAAACTGCTTAAGTATGATCCACGTTCATCAAATTATAATCCTTTCCAGTCAACGTTAGAGTAATAAATCTCATAATTGTACAATCAGAACTGTAGAAGCAATGATTAAGAGGgaaaaaacaagacaaaagGGAATTGAGCACTTCCTTTGGATATTGAAATCTATATATAAGTCAAAAGTAAATCTTTGAGGGTCAAAATGCCCTGTTAGAAGGGGTGTAGAGGTTTCAACTTTTATCTCATTCTACAACGTGAAAACTATGCTTTAtgttgctctttcattctttacATTGTGCTATGTGTTGGATACTGTAGAATTATGTTTTCCAACAGCTCTTGCTCTGTGTCTTCTCTTGAAAACATCCTGCCTGAACCTCTTGGTTTCGGTTTGAATGTCCATGAAGGGCTTCTTCTCTATGTTTTCCTTTTCACACTCCAACATCCTTTGTCTCTTGGCCACTGCCATTGCTGCTTCCATGTCCTCCAATTCTTGGCTCTTTGCCTCTTCCTGCATGTGTTCCACCTTTGTGAATCAGTCAATGTTTCCTAAATACaaaccattttttattatctgtGTTGGAGGAgttcaaaatttaatagaaCTCGAGATTACAACGTTGgcaaaatttaagtattttactCAAAAGTAGACGAAATAGAATGCAAAGATTTATAGATCAAATGGGAACATAAAGCTATGCGCTAATGTCAAAGTTCACCTATCTACCGAAGACTATACATATAATACTTAATTTCAAATGAACTCGATATATTGAATGTGCTAGATTTGACCAAAACTATAACAAAATTTTGCAGAATAATGCTTCAAAGTGCACTTCAGCGTGCTTTCAGTTTCAcccattccatgtcttcaaaatGTGAAAACTAATAACATTGTGGATTGAACcttaaacaatatattaacTGATATTGAATCAAATAAGATCAATCATGTTGGCTACCGATCTCCACTCACTCCCtcattatacttaaaaaaaatagtatcagTTCAAAAGGAAGGTCGCATGTTGGCTACAGCTAACAGATAAGTCACCACGCATTCCCTCggtatatttcaaataataagatTAGTTGAACAAGTAGGTTGCATGCACTTTAACGAAATTACGCCGATgttcaaataaataaagttcAAGTGGGGGCtgtaaatgaataaaatatttcttgaaatgAGTAAGCAATCAGAATACAGAGTGTTGAAGTTCATCAAATTAAACAGGCAAAGCAAGAAGGACCTGAAGATCATGAATGAGACTATCAAGTGACTTGATCTTCCTATGAGGCCAGCGGGGAATACCAAATTCTCTGCACTTTCTCTTAAGAACAGTAAGCCCAACATTTAGATTTCTTGATGCTTCTACGATTGGCATACCAAAGTACTGGACCAAATCTGATAAGGAAATTTTTGCTACCAGGTCACTGGGTGCCCTCTTTTTTTTCCCTAGCAAACCTGCAAACTCACTCCTCATCTGttagatataaataattatacatcACGTTATTAACTCAACATTAGAAAGCTTCACATAggaaacttttttatttttggagcCCAACTAATCCTAGTCAAGCTCAGTGATTTCATTTAAGGAGGTGAAGCAAATGTCACTTTGCAAAGTACGTACTGCACTAAGATATATAGTAtccaaaattactttttttaatagatgaagTGTATACAAGTAAGACTGAGCTGCTGGAACAAAGGGAATGCCATCAAAATTGTGAGCAACATGGTATACACTCAATAAGTGCATTCATATGAGAGGATTCATATATTTGATTAGAACTGTAGATTTAAGTTACAACCTACGACAACAATATAGTCAATGATAGTAAACACTTGAACTTCATGATACTGTAACACTTAGTTTCACCAAGCGAATCTAAAGATTCAATATGTCCATATAGTAGCAAAGCTGCAGAAAAAACTGCAAGAGTGTTGACTGAACCTGGTGAACTTTCAACATCTGTCTCATTCTCTAGTAACTCAGACTCATCTTCTTCGTAAGGAAGATAATTGAGATCCTGATCAAGAACGGGAAAGACTTTTTCTGATGGTTGGAAATTGTCGCTGTTCCCTTGACATTCTTCCCCTTTAGATTCTAGAGTTGTATCTTTGTCTTCCTCCTTCCTGTCCAACTTGTATATCACGTGGAGATCATGGAGCAAGTTTGGAACCATCTGAAGCTTTGGGTTTCTGAAAACTCAAAATGAATAATAAGAGTGAGTTAGATAAATGATAAGTTACTTCGTATTAGTactcaaaaacaaaatggagaagcctagaaaattttaaatttgtaaatgtGGTGCCACAGTTGTGTAGAGAGATATTTTGGAATCATACAATTGTCAAGGTTTTGATCACCTGAAGTTTATGATACAGTGAAATAGTGATTTCAAGATAAGGCTGTTAAGAATATAGGGATTTCATATCAAACACAACAACAGTGCTCAAAATGCATGCATAATTATGCAATTTGCAGATAATGTCATTGCAGACAAAAAAGAATTGGACTGGTGCATTTCAATGAAATCCAGAAAATCCAATAGGCTTTTTACTCAATCACAAACATGAAGACAATgaataaatgatgtttaaaaCCCAGTAAGGGAAAGCAGtataaaatatagatatttggaagttcatattaaaaaaataggagaTAAGTCTTATTTTAGGGAGAAGAGAAAAGGTAAGGAAAGTTAAAATAAGAAGTTACCTGTTTCCAGAAATTAAAGGTACTAAGGGATACCTTCCCCTCAAATTGATATTACAGAGAAAGTTATGAAAAATACCTTTTTTCTAAGAACATACAGTACATGTTTCGATATCACCTTGTCCCCTTGAATTTGAAGggtaaaaaataaactttttgtgAGGGGGATGCAGATTGGAGAGGCATTGGTCTACTCTATTCCAttccttttctttaaaattcaaataaaatgcaaagaataTATTCAAGTATTTCAGCTTCACACATAAAGTATCAACTTTATTCTTGATTCTCTTTCCTCCTCAAAGTGTAAACAAGGAAGTATTAGTTATTCTTTTATGTCCCAGTAAACcagttatataaatataatattgctAAAGGAAAGATAAATCTGAATGCCATATTAGAAAATGGTTAAGTGAACATATTACATTGTCTTACCACAGGAAGACAACAAAATACTGATAGAGGGAAAAGAAAATTCTACAAGAAGATCTGTGCATGCATCTCCAATTTTTGGGTGGTTGGAGGAAAGGGCATCCCCAGTTTTCACCTTTAAAACAcatctacttttctttttcagtaaAAGCAAACATCAGTTGCTTCATCCAAAGATGCTGTCACTTACTAAACTTTGCTTATTCTAGTCTGAAGCATTAGATTTGTTCTGTTTGTTATGCATCTAACCAGTAAAATAGCATTAATGCCATTCCCACTTAATACTCTCAGAACACTTTATAACATCATTCGCAAAGTCTCACACTTCTCTATCTTCTTTTCCTGTATCTCTTTTTGTTGTGAGAATTATAAGTGAAAATGCCATCACTCAGGGACTATAAAAAGCTAAGggaatatattttctaaatttaatatcattcCATGGGCATTCCACTTCCTGCTATTTCAACTTTTCCTGCTCTAGAATAATTAGTGATACATACATAAAGAAATTTAGGGACACTACCAGAGTTTTCTACTCCAATAAACTGGACTTGTAAATAAAATTGGATCTTCTAAGAAAGGGTATgtcatgaaaggaaaaaaactGTTACTAGGAAGTGACCCCCACCATTTCTTGTGAAGAGGTCTGCCAGTTATATGCCAAAGAGTTTAATACCTTTCATTTTAACAAGTGAAGAGAACATCTATTGaagaaaaacagagaattcaCATCCCCCCTTTATCATTCATAAGTTTACAACCCAAAAGTAGCCTTTGGTTAGAATGTATGTATCAATCCAATTTGACACATTACAAAATTTTGACTCTCGATTTTCAAATGTGATTGATTTAAGGTGGGGAAATCTTGTTGAGGCCTCTAAGAGCTTAGTACATAATCATCTATCAAAGGGACCAATTCCAATTCCCTGGATGGGAGTGTTCTATTATTCAAAGGACCAAACAAGGCTAAATATGTAGGACTTACGAAAGGCTTTAAACTACGATTAGGGGATACAATTTTGTTGGGAATCCTTGATGTGACAAAAATCGGCCACACCAGCTGCGATCATGATCTTAATGGATCAAAAACTTGCCCATTTCTGCACAGACTGTTTTTCAAAACCTTGGGACTAATGTCAAATTGCTGAACGCTAACACAATTGTGATGAAAATGACTCCAAAACTAGCCAATTTCTGCTGCACACCCTTTCTCAAAACCTAGGGATTAATGCGAAATTGCAGACAAATATGACATGCAGCCGGAATTGCGACCACATTGACTCCAAAGCTTGCTGATTTCTGCTGCAGACCTTTTTTTGAACCTCAGGACTAATGACAAAGACAAACATGGGCTAAGAAGATATACCTTGAGACCAACAAAAGCGGAGGAATCCGGTAAAATCGAGGAGTGTGATCAGCATGATACGCAAAGATACATAGCCACACTCCATTCTTGTACCCTTGGAACACTCGAGAAACATGGGATTTCACAAATTTAAGAATTGGGGTAGCCTGCATTTCCACATAGGAGCCACACTCTGAAAACACAAACTCCCTCTCAACTGCCCTTTCCTCTTCATCCCCTTGCCGGTACACATGCAGGCTCCTCATCAACTCTGCAATCCACACACCCCCACAACAGaaatagagaaataaataaCGAAATTCCAGTACCccagaaagaaaaatcatttctttgaataaaaaagaaaagatgtgaTGAAAATAACAAGTAAGAAAAATCTGGGTGAAGAGATGAGTTGTGATATGACCTGGTTGGACGGTGTTATTGAAGAGTAGTAAGTTGGTGAGCAAAGTGGAATCCATGAAGAGATGGAAGATGGCATGAGAATGTGAAATGAGTAATGGGTAAGAAGAAGCATGAAGCGTGGAGTGATAGAAGGATGCAAAAACCAGCTTTTAAGTGCAAGATTGCATGATCTTCCGCTTTTTTCGTTGGTTTCGGATCAGTTTAGAATCATGCCCAGCTAAAATAAGGtacttttttctctttagtctttttcttttgtcacttcctcactcttctttttctcttcatttatttttcttcacctTTTTTAGTTCTCTCCTTTTGGAAGTAAATTTATTGCTCACTTctaatacattttttctttttcttttttcacttctCAATCCATCTCAATATACTTACATCTTTTTTCAACAACATACATCAAGATTTCATTTTCAGAATGCATGTACAAAACtgaacaatttatatttttatattttatatgattattaatttttcttttttttaatctaaaaattatatcatgATGATAGTTTCACATCAAATAAgtctaattataatataaaaacagatCCAATTTCATAAGTTACTTTTTTGGGATAGGGTTAAGTTTAAGATTTCTTTcctaaatttgtaatataatttattctaaaatcgTTAAAAGAATTAATGAATATGTAATTCATGTATTAAGTGTAATTTGcataataaatgtattaaaaatatttcattatagtaacattatttataaatcttactttgtaatttattttgaaagattgaattaaataagataagagataaaattCGTTAACCATAATTAAATTGaagaatacaatttttttatataaaataaatagatcaAGACTATTTTTTATGAACgaatttgaaattctaaaatatagtttatttttatttttattttcaggatattatgattttaaaatattaaaaaaagcattttctgttaaagatatttatacaagttatttaatattaaaagagtaTTTTAGTGAATTCCACATATCTAAATTGTTTGAAGATTGTTCTAAATATAAGTAcgtttctttcattttacaactatattataataatataaaactataaataaatgattataaattaaatgaaattatttttaaatgtaattatgcATATGTCATTCTTAAtcattttacataattaaaaaaacataaaataattcagaaaATTTATGTCCAcggaaagaataaaataatattttagcggaaaaataaatattttatttattatttgaaattactattaataataaaatcaacttttgactACAACTatacttaattttcttaaacctttataaattaaaaaatatttaacgtTATGTCTTGTACTTAAACTGAATATTAGTTGTTGGTGATATTATAATTACAAGAAATCAAATGAATGAAGATAAGAATTAAGTTTCAAATCAATATAAGAACTGACaacattaatatttcaaataaaaataaactaaagaaaataatattaactaagacaatgcaataattatataagtttcttcttcaaaattaatttcatcggttgtaaataattatttgttgtgtAAAAGTTatccataatttattatttaaatactaAACGGAAAAAATTAGACTTGAACTAAACATTAATTTACATccaattatctaaataaaataatgatttaaaattatatgatcttctttaataaaagaaaatatttaaatgaaatatttaaatttttaattatatatataatatgaactGTTTTCGCTTTTTTTCAGGTTTTCTtactaaaacataaaatatcaagTTAAATCCTCTTCAAAACCTATTTTCACATcctataaaaattattcaaattttatcagttttttgtgtttaacttttttaaattatttcattacaaagtttattcataaatatatagataaaaagaataatatgagattcttacataaattatttattttttactttgattatattaaagaataatgtagcttaaaaaataagaataaataaaatagtatattaaaataaattagtgtgATTAACTTGATTACCGCATGCGTTAAAATCACATCAGTTCCGTAACAAGTAGTaatacattgtaattaagtcAATTCCGTTTCAATTcagacacatttttttttcctactgttgtactttttttcattaatattcgtagttgaaaatttcattttcattaattcatttttctttgtctCATCTTCACATCAAAAGATTTTTTCTCCAAACAATCaatgcaaaatgaaaattttatttcagataataaaattttcaataaaaattaacatttaatatatatatatatatataggaaatttcaactatatttattttctaattttatccgttaaataatttttttttaattaaaataattattttattaattttattttttaagtaactgtttttttaatttaatctttttattttacagttttttcaaattaaattacttataaaataaataaaaactatttataattataataattatttatacatgtattatatatatatatatatatatatatataNNNNNNNNNNNNNNNNNNNNNNNNNNNNNNNNNNNNNNNNNNNNNNNNNNNNNNNNNNNNNNNNNNNNNNNNNNNNNNNNNNNNNNNNNNNNNNNNNNNNNNNNNNNNNNNNNNNNNNNNNNNNNNNNNNNNNNNNNNNNNNNNNNNNNNNNNNNNNNNNNNNNNNNNNNNNNNNNNNNNNNNNNNNNNNNNNNNNNNNNNNNNNNNNNNNNNNNNNNNNNNNNNNNNNNNNNNNNNNNNNNNNNNNNNNNNNNNNNNNNNNNNNNNNNNNNNNNNNNNNNNNNNNNNNNNNNNNNNNNNNNNNNNNNNNNNNNNNNNNNNNNNNNNNNNNNNNNNNNNNNNNNNNNNNNNNNNNNNNNNNNNNNNNNNNNNNNNNNNNNNNNNNNNNNNNNNNNNNNNNNNNNNNNNNNNNNNNNNNNNNNNNNNNNNNNNNNNNNNNNNNNNNNNNNNNNNNNNNNNNNNNNNtatatatatatatatatataaattattaaatatgtttgaattattatattttattaattaacttattaaagtgaattttttaGATGCATAATCTAACAATTCGTATCAAAGTATATTAGTTTATGTTTAATTGTTATGAACTTTGATTTGGATTAAA
Proteins encoded:
- the LOC106776955 gene encoding probable serine/threonine-protein kinase PIX13 isoform X1 produces the protein MGVCFSSAGDHRSPQGSARGSRDLTVSLGSVEGKREVSEESGVVGSSSGWSNSNNSNSDTNSNSIVYPSLETRKLKEFSFAELKAATKGFKSDALLGEGGFGKVYKGWLHEKTLTPTKAGSGIMVAIKKLNPESMQGLQEWQSEITFLGTVSHPNLVKLLGYCCDDVEFLLVYEFMPKGSLETHLFWRNNNTEPLSWDTRLKIAIGAARGLAYLHTSDKQIIYRDFKASNILLDEEFNAKISDFGLAKLGPSAGDSHVTTRIIGTYGYAAPEYIATGHLYVKSDVYGFGVVLLEMLKGMRALDQKRPSGQQNLVEWIKPYLSDKSKLKSDIMDEKIEGQYSTNAALKAAQLTLKCLETDPKLRPSMQQVLHTLETIQAIKLRRRKRTKHCSKFATINNFQ
- the LOC106776955 gene encoding probable serine/threonine-protein kinase PIX13 isoform X2 is translated as MIMQSEITFLGTVSHPNLVKLLGYCCDDVEFLLVYEFMPKGSLETHLFWRNNNTEPLSWDTRLKIAIGAARGLAYLHTSDKQIIYRDFKASNILLDEEFNAKISDFGLAKLGPSAGDSHVTTRIIGTYGYAAPEYIATGHLYVKSDVYGFGVVLLEMLKGMRALDQKRPSGQQNLVEWIKPYLSDKSKLKSDIMDEKIEGQYSTNAALKAAQLTLKCLETDPKLRPSMQQVLHTLETIQAIKLRRRKRTKHCSKFATINNFQ
- the LOC106777274 gene encoding protein RKD5 isoform X1, which encodes MDSTLLTNLLLFNNTVQPELMRSLHVYRQGDEEERAVEREFVFSECGSYVEMQATPILKFVKSHVSRVFQGYKNGVWLCIFAYHADHTPRFYRIPPLLLVSRNPKLQMVPNLLHDLHVIYKLDRKEEDKDTTLESKGEECQGNSDNFQPSEKVFPVLDQDLNYLPYEEDESELLENETDVESSPGLLGKKKRAPSDLVAKISLSDLVQYFGMPIVEASRNLNVGLTVLKRKCREFGIPRWPHRKIKSLDSLIHDLQEEAKSQELEDMEAAMAVAKRQRMLECEKENIEKKPFMDIQTETKRFRQDVFKRRHRARAVGKHNSTVSNT
- the LOC106777274 gene encoding protein RKD5 isoform X2, which codes for MDSTLLTNLLLFNNTVQPELMRSLHVYRQGDEEERAVEREFVFSECGSYVEMQATPILKFVKSHVSRVFQGYKNGVWLCIFAYHADHTPRFYRIPPLLLVSRNPKLQMVPNLLHDLHVIYKLDRKEEDKDTTLESKGEECQGNSDNFQPSEKVFPVLDQDLNYLPYEEDESELLENETDVESSPGLLGKKKRAPSDLVAKISLSDLVQYFGMPIVEASRNLNVGLTVLKRKCREFGIPRWPHRKIKSLDSLIHDLQETLTDSQRWNTCRKRQRAKNWRTWKQQWQWPRDKGCWSVKRKT